A window of the Streptomyces albireticuli genome harbors these coding sequences:
- the bioB gene encoding biotin synthase BioB, with the protein MDLLNTLVDKGLRRELPTREEALAVLATSDDELLDVVAAAGKVRRRWFGRRVKLNYLVNLKSGLCPEDCSYCSQRLGSKAEILKYTWLKPDEASKAAAAGVAGGAKRVCLVASGRGPTDRDVDRVSKTIAAIKEQNEDVEVCACLGLLSDGQAERLRAAGADAYNHNLNTSEATYGGITTTHTYADRVETVQQAQAAGMSACSGLIAGMGESDADLVDVVFSLRELDPDSVPVNFLIPFEGTPLAKEWNLTPQRALRILAMVRFVCPDVEVRLAGGREVHLRSMQPLALHLANSIFLGDYLTSEGQEGKADLAMIEDAGFEVEGAGTTTLPKHRADVAAEAAGSPCGGHGGGGCGPCGDGGAESAGTAEAPEAAEVAVAEAAEVPVPAGEVRTDLVAVRRRGAGTDLPPNA; encoded by the coding sequence ATGGACCTGCTGAACACGCTGGTGGACAAGGGGCTGCGGCGGGAGCTGCCGACCCGCGAAGAGGCGCTCGCCGTGCTGGCGACCTCCGACGACGAGCTGCTCGATGTGGTGGCCGCCGCGGGCAAGGTGCGCCGCAGGTGGTTCGGGCGCCGAGTGAAGCTCAACTATCTGGTCAACCTCAAGTCCGGGCTCTGCCCCGAGGACTGCTCGTACTGCTCGCAGCGGCTGGGCTCCAAGGCCGAGATCCTGAAGTACACCTGGCTCAAGCCGGACGAGGCCTCGAAGGCCGCGGCCGCCGGTGTCGCCGGTGGCGCGAAGCGGGTCTGCCTGGTGGCGAGCGGGCGCGGCCCGACGGACCGGGACGTCGACCGGGTGTCGAAGACCATCGCGGCGATCAAGGAGCAGAACGAGGACGTCGAGGTGTGCGCGTGCCTCGGCCTCCTCTCCGACGGGCAGGCCGAGCGGCTGCGCGCGGCCGGCGCCGACGCCTACAACCACAACCTCAACACCTCCGAGGCCACCTACGGCGGCATCACCACGACCCACACCTACGCGGACCGGGTCGAGACCGTGCAGCAGGCCCAGGCGGCGGGCATGTCCGCCTGCTCCGGGCTGATCGCGGGCATGGGCGAGAGCGACGCGGACCTGGTGGACGTGGTCTTCTCGCTGCGTGAGCTGGACCCCGACTCGGTGCCGGTCAACTTCCTGATCCCCTTCGAGGGGACGCCGCTGGCCAAGGAGTGGAACCTCACCCCGCAGCGCGCGCTGCGCATCCTGGCGATGGTCCGGTTCGTCTGCCCCGACGTCGAGGTCCGGCTCGCGGGCGGCCGCGAGGTGCACCTGCGCTCGATGCAGCCGCTCGCCCTGCACCTGGCCAACTCCATCTTCCTCGGCGACTACCTCACCAGTGAGGGCCAGGAGGGCAAGGCCGACCTGGCGATGATCGAGGACGCGGGCTTCGAGGTGGAGGGCGCGGGCACCACGACGCTCCCGAAGCACCGGGCCGACGTGGCCGCCGAGGCGGCCGGTTCGCCCTGCGGCGGGCACGGCGGTGGCGGCTGCGGGCCGTGCGGTGACGGTGGCGCGGAGTCCGCCGGGACCGCTGAGGCCCCCGAAGCCGCCGAGGTCGCGGTCGCCGAGGCGGCCGAGGTGCCCGTGCCGGCCGGTGAGGTCCGTACGGACCTGGTCGCCGTGCGGCGCCGGGGCGCGGGGACGGACCTGCCGCCCAATGCCTGA
- a CDS encoding 8-amino-7-oxononanoate synthase: MAPLAQDPFDWIDRHHARRRAAGLVRTLRPRPADSPLIDLAGNDYLGLTRHHEVTAAAAEAARRWGAGATGSRLVTGSTELHARLETELADFCGFEAALVFSSGYAANLAAVTALAAPADAAGPGTLLVSDAGNHASLIDGCRLARAGTAVVPHADPEAVRKTLEAHGGPALAVTDSVFSVDGDAAPLAALADACRAYGAALLVDDAHGLGVLGAGGRGAVHAAGLAGSPDVVATVTLSKSLGSQGGAILGPARVIRHLVSNARTFIFDTGLAPAAVGAALASLAVLRREPERAARARYVADALHGAVTAAGRVSVRPDAAVVSVRAPSPEAAVAWAADCRAEGLAVGCFRPPSVPDGVSRLRLTARADLSDRQIEEAAATVVRTAPAA; this comes from the coding sequence ATGGCTCCGCTGGCTCAGGACCCGTTCGACTGGATCGACCGGCACCACGCGCGGCGCCGCGCCGCCGGGCTGGTGCGGACCCTCCGCCCGCGCCCCGCCGACTCGCCCCTGATCGACCTGGCCGGCAACGACTACCTGGGCCTCACCCGCCACCACGAGGTCACCGCCGCGGCCGCCGAGGCCGCCCGCCGCTGGGGCGCCGGCGCGACCGGCTCCCGGCTGGTGACCGGCAGCACCGAACTGCACGCCCGCCTGGAGACGGAGCTCGCCGACTTCTGCGGCTTCGAGGCCGCGCTCGTCTTCTCCTCCGGCTACGCGGCCAACCTCGCCGCCGTCACCGCGCTCGCGGCCCCCGCCGACGCCGCCGGGCCCGGCACCCTGCTGGTCTCGGACGCGGGCAACCACGCCTCGCTCATCGACGGCTGCCGGCTCGCCCGCGCCGGCACGGCCGTCGTCCCGCACGCCGACCCGGAGGCGGTGCGCAAGACGCTGGAGGCCCACGGGGGTCCCGCGCTCGCCGTCACCGACTCCGTCTTCTCCGTGGACGGTGACGCCGCGCCGCTCGCCGCCCTCGCCGACGCCTGCCGCGCGTACGGCGCCGCGCTCCTGGTCGACGACGCGCACGGGCTGGGCGTCCTCGGGGCCGGCGGCCGCGGCGCCGTCCACGCCGCGGGCCTCGCGGGCTCCCCGGACGTCGTCGCGACCGTCACCCTGTCGAAGTCGCTGGGCAGCCAGGGCGGCGCGATCCTCGGCCCCGCCCGGGTGATCCGCCACCTCGTCAGCAACGCCCGGACGTTCATCTTCGACACCGGCCTCGCCCCGGCCGCCGTCGGCGCCGCACTCGCGAGCCTCGCGGTGCTGCGCCGCGAGCCGGAACGGGCGGCCCGCGCCCGGTACGTGGCCGACGCGCTGCACGGCGCGGTGACGGCGGCGGGCCGGGTGTCCGTACGGCCCGACGCCGCGGTGGTGTCCGTGCGGGCGCCGTCACCGGAGGCCGCGGTCGCCTGGGCGGCCGACTGCCGGGCCGAGGGGCTCGCGGTGGGCTGCTTCCGGCCGCCGTCCGTGCCCGACGGCGTCTCCCGGCTGCGGCTCACCGCCCGCGCGGACCTGTCGGACCGGCAGATCGAAGAGGCGGCCGCCACGGTCGTGAGGACCGCGCCGGCCGCCTGA
- a CDS encoding DUF397 domain-containing protein, with product MSAMPRYVPSTPTLGAAAWRRSSYSTGMNNCVETAEPAPGFLAVRDSKRAAGPALLFTPTAWSAFVGGLSEGVLRPLAGH from the coding sequence ATGTCCGCAATGCCTCGGTACGTTCCCTCTACACCGACCCTGGGCGCCGCAGCGTGGCGGCGCAGCAGCTACAGCACCGGAATGAACAACTGCGTCGAGACGGCGGAGCCCGCCCCGGGGTTCCTGGCCGTGCGCGATTCCAAGCGCGCGGCGGGCCCCGCCCTGCTGTTCACCCCGACGGCCTGGTCGGCGTTCGTCGGAGGGCTGAGCGAAGGGGTGCTCCGCCCCCTCGCCGGTCACTGA
- a CDS encoding helix-turn-helix domain-containing protein: MRYGPAVRRRKLGAELRRQRELAGLTSLEAARAVGWHQSKVSRIETGSSGVKSADVALLLDAYGVTDPELRALLGALCGAGSADAEGARRGWWYAYRNLLPSAYLDFISLESEASRLRTLETTVVPGLLQTPAYARAVTRAALHDPPPEQVEELVRVRMARQSVLRGRQPLELCAVLDEAVLRHEVGGRQVMAGQLRHLVETGAQRHVRLHVLPFTSGGHLGITGPFVIFSFPRIADLDVVVLDHLTSSLYLERKEDLRAYATAFTTLQAHALSHEKSLEFIAGINDGA, from the coding sequence ATGCGATACGGACCCGCGGTACGCCGCCGCAAACTCGGTGCGGAGCTGCGCCGCCAGCGCGAGCTCGCCGGGCTGACGAGCCTGGAGGCCGCGCGTGCGGTGGGCTGGCACCAGTCGAAGGTCAGCCGGATCGAGACAGGCAGCAGCGGGGTGAAGTCCGCGGACGTCGCCCTGTTGCTGGACGCCTACGGAGTGACGGACCCCGAGCTGCGCGCCCTGCTGGGGGCGCTGTGCGGTGCCGGGTCGGCCGATGCCGAAGGCGCCCGCCGGGGCTGGTGGTACGCCTACCGCAATCTGCTGCCGTCCGCCTATCTGGACTTCATCAGCCTGGAGTCGGAGGCCTCGCGGTTACGGACCCTGGAGACCACGGTGGTGCCGGGGCTGTTGCAGACTCCCGCCTACGCCCGTGCCGTCACCCGCGCCGCCCTCCACGACCCACCGCCGGAACAGGTGGAGGAACTGGTGCGGGTGCGCATGGCGCGGCAGTCGGTGCTGCGGGGCAGGCAGCCGCTGGAGCTGTGCGCGGTGCTGGACGAAGCGGTGCTGCGCCATGAAGTGGGCGGACGGCAGGTGATGGCCGGGCAGTTGCGGCACCTGGTGGAGACGGGGGCGCAGCGGCATGTGCGGCTGCATGTCCTGCCGTTCACCAGTGGTGGCCATCTCGGCATCACCGGACCTTTTGTTATCTTCTCATTTCCGCGCATTGCTGATCTGGATGTGGTTGTTCTCGACCACTTGACGAGTAGCCTCTACTTGGAGCGGAAAGAAGACCTCCGGGCGTACGCCACGGCATTCACCACGCTTCAGGCGCACGCCCTCTCGCACGAGAAGTCGTTGGAATTCATCGCCGGGATCAACGACGGCGCGTAA
- a CDS encoding ATP-binding protein, with protein sequence MADHQEATVTLPSAPASVSTARRYVAGVLADWGLPGGTETAETVRLIVSELATNAVQHTRGQSPTFTVDIRLDQEQQLRIGVTDSHPRYPRRLPAAVQQDNGRGLVIIRCLTAEYGGRLFFTPTSDGGKTVWISLPWTASVVAER encoded by the coding sequence ATGGCAGACCATCAAGAAGCCACCGTCACTCTGCCGAGCGCTCCCGCCTCGGTCTCCACGGCCCGCCGCTATGTGGCGGGTGTGCTCGCGGACTGGGGGCTGCCGGGTGGCACGGAAACCGCGGAGACCGTACGGCTGATCGTCTCGGAGCTCGCCACCAACGCCGTTCAGCACACCCGCGGCCAGTCGCCGACCTTCACCGTCGACATCCGGCTCGACCAGGAGCAGCAGCTGCGCATCGGCGTCACCGACAGCCATCCGCGCTACCCGCGCCGGCTGCCCGCGGCCGTCCAGCAGGACAACGGCCGCGGTCTGGTCATCATCCGCTGTCTCACCGCGGAGTACGGCGGGAGGCTGTTCTTCACCCCGACCTCGGACGGCGGCAAGACGGTCTGGATCTCGCTGCCCTGGACGGCGTCGGTCGTCGCCGAGCGCTGA
- a CDS encoding C40 family peptidase gives MGAHKRPSKLSKAGAASALTLAAVGATVLVPGGAADAEASSVSTQALSIAASKQGSPYQWGATGPHRFDCSGLTLYSFKRVGKSLPRTAAQQYNGTSHIPRAARERGDLVFFVSGRGIYHVGIYAGNGKIWHAPKTGTVVRLERIWTNNVLYGRVN, from the coding sequence ATGGGCGCGCACAAACGTCCGTCAAAGCTCTCCAAGGCCGGCGCCGCCTCGGCCCTCACGCTCGCCGCCGTCGGCGCCACAGTGCTGGTACCGGGTGGCGCGGCCGACGCGGAAGCCTCGTCCGTCTCGACCCAAGCGCTGAGCATCGCGGCCTCGAAACAGGGCTCCCCCTACCAGTGGGGCGCGACCGGCCCCCACCGCTTCGACTGCTCGGGCCTGACGCTCTACTCCTTCAAGCGGGTCGGGAAGTCCCTGCCCCGCACCGCCGCCCAGCAGTACAACGGGACCAGCCACATCCCGCGCGCCGCCCGGGAACGCGGCGACCTCGTGTTCTTCGTCTCCGGCCGGGGGATCTACCACGTCGGGATATACGCGGGGAACGGCAAGATCTGGCACGCTCCCAAGACCGGCACCGTCGTCCGCCTGGAGCGGATCTGGACGAACAACGTCCTTTACGGCCGGGTGAACTGA